A part of Cotesia glomerata isolate CgM1 linkage group LG4, MPM_Cglom_v2.3, whole genome shotgun sequence genomic DNA contains:
- the LOC123264009 gene encoding uncharacterized protein LOC123264009 produces MSWDNHSIYCWTDSSITYTWVNNHPSRWKEFVHNRVNFIQEALPSAQWRFVPGRLNPADCATRGLTPSELINHSLWWNGPSWLAQPAESWPNEVQADFAPENLEERLANINVIALIPEPVLHHLFNRACTLTRLIRATVIFDRAVARFKKQSSSSLLTNPISLGDLEEARIYWIKHIQSAVFAQEIEMLKKGEQLSKNHPLIRLTPWLDPAGIMRVGGRLQNSSLNTDARHPIILPRRHHLSDLVILDAHLKTLHGSTQLTLAYVRNSYWILGGRAPIRSHILRCVRCARFRQERAQQLMAPLPAPRVRRSRAFEHTGVDYAGPFNIKTWRGKNAKTYKGYLALFVCFSTSAVHLELVSDYTTDAFIAAYKRFTARRGICSVLYSDCGTNFKGADKEIRQLFTAATKESMEIANLLGGLRTQWKFNPPSAPHFGGKWEAGVKSVKHHLRRVIGDRLLTFEEMSTLLTQIEAILNSRPLCALTEDPEDLEVLTPGHFLIGEALNVMPEPSLELLNPGRLSRWQLIRQNLDSFWARWSASCLHRYQAIFKWNQRSPNLKEGDMVLVVDERYPPAKWPLGRITKTHPGNDGLIRTVTIRTQTSILDRLIAKVCPLPINEEVI; encoded by the coding sequence ATGAGTTGGGACAACCATTCCATCTACTGTTGGACAGATTCCTCCATCACCTACACTTGGGTTAACAATCATCCCTCGCGTTGGAAGGAATTTGTGCACAATCGAGTGAATTTCATCCAAGAAGCTCTACCATCGGCTCAATGGAGGTTTGTCCCTGGCAGATTAAATCCAGCAGACTGTGCCACTCGTGGATTAACACCGTCCGAGCTTATTAATCACTCCCTTTGGTGGAATGGCCCTTCCTGGTTGGCTCAACCCGCTGAATCTTGGCCAAATGAAGTTCAAGCTGACTTCGCGCCTGAGAACCTGGAAGAACGATTGGCAAATATCAACGTCATCGCCCTCATCCCTGAGCCAGTACTTCACCATCTCTTCAACCGAGCTTGCACTCTCACCCGACTCATTCGAGCCACAGTAATCTTTGATCGAGCGGTTGCACGATTCAAGAAACAATCGTCTTCCTCATTGCTGACCAATCCCATCTCGCTTGGAGACCTCGAAGAAGCTCGCATTTATTGGATAAAACACATTCAAAGCGCCGTCTTCGCTCAAGAAATTGAAATGCTGAAGAAAGGAGAACAGTTGAGCAAAAATCATCCGCTCATCAGACTGACCCCCTGGCTCGATCCTGCTGGCATAATGCGTGTTGGTGGAAGACTTCAAAACTCCAGCCTCAACACTGATGCACGACATCCGATCATCTTGCCCCGACGCCATCATCTCTCTGATCTAGTCATCCTTGACGCTCATCTTAAAACTCTGCATGGTAGCACTCAGCTTACCCTGGCATATGTCAGAAATAGTTATTGGATATTAGGAGGTCGAGCGCCTATACGATCACACATCCTCCGGTGTGTACGTTGTGCACGTTTTCGTCAAGAACGTGCCCAACAATTAATGGCACCTCTGCCCGCACCTAGAGTTAGACGTTCTCGGGCATTTGAACACACTGGCGTCGATTACGCTGGCCCATTCAACATCAAGACCTGGCGAGGCAAGAATGCCAAGACTTATAAAGGTTATCTAGCTCTATTCGTCTGCTTCTCCACATCCGCCGTCCACCTAGAGCTAGTCAGTGACTACACCACTGACGCCTTTATTGCCGCTTACAAACGATTCACCGCACGTCGAGGAATATGCTCGGTGCTCTACAGTGACTGTGGAACTAATTTTAAGGGTGCTGACAAAGAGATCAGACAGCTCTTCACCGCCGCCACCAAGGAATCCATGGAAATCGCCAACCTCCTCGGTGGCCTTCGTACTCAGTGGAAGTTCAATCCACCTTCCGCACCTCATTTTGGAGGCAAATGGGAAGCAGGTGTGAAATCTGTCAAACATCATCTTCGACGTGTAATTGGCGATCGGCTTCTGACATTTGAAGAGATGTCCACGTTGCTTACACAAATTGAAGCTATCCTCAACTCCCGACCCCTCTGCGCCCTGACCGAGGACCCGGAGGACCTGGAAGTTCTTACCCCAGGCCACTTCCTAATCGGAGAAGCCCTCAACGTGATGCCTGAGCCCTCACTTGAGCTACTCAATCCAGGAAGACTCTCCCGATGGCAATTAATCCGACAAAATCTCGACAGTTTCTGGGCACGTTGGTCAGCCTCCTGTTTGCATCGTTATCAGGCCATCTTCAAGTGGAATCAACGCTCTCCCAACCTAAAAGAAGGCGATATGGTGCTAGTGGTAGATGAACGATATCCACCCGCCAAGTGGCCTCTGGGCCGCATTACCAAAACTCATCCTGGTAATGATGGACTCATCAGGACCGTCACGATTCGCACGCAGACCTCGATTCTCGACAGACTGATTGCCAAGGTCTGTCCTCTACCCATCAACGAggaagtaatttaa